One window of Hymenobacter sp. BRD128 genomic DNA carries:
- a CDS encoding glycosyltransferase family 4 protein: MQEERVQTCLQRQQLEEDLEQYMGFGKALRYACVYRLAALQLRAQQFSHRFFSAERRYIQAQQRLERANYKPYQLELMPPAVSQRKRVVHAIASFAVGGSQQLIVDIIEGSSDLYEHQFILYNDYEWKYSAGVPITELAYMRHTEEALALFRELKPDIVHVHYWGNRVNGYEHWRWYHQIFEAAFAYGAHVTENCNNPIAPCLHEKIERYAYVSRYAQDYSGIPSPNNRVVYSGSNFSVFTRPEEPMPKDCIGMVYRLDRDKLNVESIDVFIKVIQRRPQTKALIVGKGYYDELYRQKVADAGLADKIEFTGVIPYRELPEYYRRMSVFVAPVHKESFGQVTPFAMNMRIPVAAYEVGALREILVSDDVFAPAGDSDALADTIVRLLDQPARLMELGQFNRERAQRLFSLEAMVQAYREMYAELLDPAKTN; this comes from the coding sequence TTGCAAGAAGAACGGGTTCAGACTTGTTTGCAGCGCCAGCAGTTGGAAGAAGATTTAGAGCAATATATGGGGTTCGGAAAAGCGTTGCGCTATGCTTGTGTATATAGACTGGCCGCGCTACAGCTACGGGCTCAACAGTTTTCCCATCGTTTTTTCTCGGCCGAGCGCAGGTATATTCAGGCGCAGCAGCGGCTAGAACGAGCCAATTATAAGCCCTATCAGCTTGAGCTCATGCCCCCGGCTGTGTCCCAGCGCAAGCGGGTGGTACACGCTATTGCTTCGTTTGCGGTGGGCGGCTCGCAACAATTAATAGTAGATATTATTGAAGGTAGTAGTGACTTATATGAGCATCAGTTCATTCTTTATAATGACTACGAATGGAAATACTCTGCTGGGGTGCCCATTACCGAACTGGCGTACATGCGCCATACCGAGGAGGCGCTAGCCCTCTTCCGCGAACTTAAGCCCGACATTGTGCACGTGCATTACTGGGGAAATCGAGTGAATGGCTACGAGCACTGGCGCTGGTATCACCAGATATTCGAGGCAGCATTTGCTTACGGGGCGCATGTAACTGAAAATTGCAACAACCCCATTGCACCCTGTCTGCACGAAAAGATTGAGCGGTATGCCTATGTAAGCAGGTATGCGCAGGATTATTCTGGTATTCCTTCGCCTAATAATCGAGTAGTATATTCGGGGTCAAACTTTTCGGTATTTACGCGTCCCGAGGAGCCAATGCCGAAGGACTGCATTGGCATGGTATATCGGCTGGACCGCGACAAACTGAATGTCGAATCGATAGATGTTTTTATCAAGGTTATTCAGCGCCGGCCGCAAACTAAGGCACTTATTGTGGGCAAGGGATACTACGATGAGCTATACCGACAAAAAGTAGCTGATGCTGGCCTTGCGGATAAGATTGAATTTACGGGCGTTATCCCTTATAGAGAATTGCCCGAATACTACCGGCGCATGTCGGTTTTTGTGGCGCCGGTGCATAAGGAGAGTTTTGGGCAGGTAACGCCGTTTGCCATGAATATGCGTATTCCAGTGGCCGCTTATGAGGTAGGCGCACTGCGCGAGATACTGGTGAGCGATGACGTTTTTGCACCGGCCGGCGATAGCGATGCCCTAGCCGACACTATTGTGCGGCTGCTCGACCAGCCGGCTCGCCTAATGGAACTGGGACAGTTCAACCGGGAGCGGGCCCAACGACTATTTTCCCTCGAAGCAATGGTGCAGGCTTACCGGGAGATGTATGCTGAGTTGCTAGACCCGGCTAAAACCAACTAA
- a CDS encoding DUF563 domain-containing protein, producing the protein MIIWLKNHWLLADGAIFRQLRVVPDSMVLTEHRRIWLHNWKGLLQIWLRFAKKRLPAGKPYVRVHTSYRGYYHWLLESIPKLLEAQRTIPAFTLLLPASYTDAFYTDTLRLLQLTAVERLQPQTMYRVPELALPLLPEAQGNYSAQTMREVKAVLLAAAGVGQEAPASPTRLYISRRKAPRRKVLNELEVEQLLSRYGFQCVCFEDFAFEDQLRLCASANVLVSMHGAGLSNMIFMPERATVVEFRKYDDGHNYFFTRLGEVLGYQYHLLYCPAADEQQSVQDADLYVDIAALDTVLQQLPA; encoded by the coding sequence ATGATTATCTGGCTAAAAAATCACTGGCTGCTCGCCGACGGAGCCATCTTTCGGCAGCTGCGGGTAGTGCCCGACTCTATGGTGCTAACCGAGCATCGCCGCATCTGGCTGCACAACTGGAAGGGTTTGCTGCAAATCTGGCTGCGCTTCGCCAAAAAGCGTCTGCCTGCCGGCAAGCCCTATGTACGGGTGCATACTTCGTACCGCGGCTACTACCACTGGCTGCTGGAAAGTATTCCCAAGCTGCTGGAAGCCCAGCGCACCATTCCGGCTTTTACCCTACTGCTGCCCGCGTCGTATACCGATGCCTTTTATACCGACACGTTGCGCCTGCTCCAACTCACGGCAGTGGAGCGCCTGCAGCCCCAAACTATGTACCGGGTGCCAGAGCTAGCCCTGCCGCTCTTGCCCGAAGCCCAGGGCAACTACTCGGCCCAAACCATGCGGGAGGTGAAAGCCGTGCTTCTGGCTGCCGCCGGAGTAGGGCAGGAGGCACCGGCCTCGCCCACGCGCCTCTACATCAGCCGGCGCAAAGCGCCGCGCCGCAAGGTGCTGAACGAGCTTGAGGTAGAGCAACTGCTGAGCCGTTATGGCTTTCAATGCGTATGCTTTGAGGATTTTGCCTTTGAAGACCAGCTGCGGCTGTGCGCCAGTGCCAACGTGCTGGTGAGCATGCACGGTGCCGGCTTGTCAAATATGATATTCATGCCCGAGCGGGCGACGGTGGTAGAATTTCGTAAGTATGACGACGGCCATAATTACTTCTTTACCCGGCTAGGTGAGGTTCTGGGCTACCAGTACCACTTGCTATACTGCCCGGCGGCCGATGAGCAGCAGTCGGTGCAAGATGCTGACTTGTACGTAGATATTGCGGCACTCGATACCGTTTTACAGCAGTTGCCCGCTTAA
- a CDS encoding glycosyltransferase family A protein, whose amino-acid sequence MPNIQPLISVIIPCYNYAAYIHDAIESILAQTYKNWEILIIDDGSKDNTAAIVQKYADQDARIIYHYQANQGLSAARNTGLGLAKGEYVQLLDADDYLAPEKLALHSAVLRERPEVALVFGDTYNFQHAEVVAERTIVPLHLQMGPVSGQGQELALHMAHDNMFLPGNPVFRKSLADQIGKFSEQLFSLEDWHFWYRGVLLGAAYAYDNRPGTEFYARTHGNNMSGNRYKMWKYKIHARRLLIEQLQSQLTTQAPAGLNLEALLAKHLVLLYEEQARFNLLFESVGQGVANTVRYFLKGEKPGHIWYDSAYWLKERLLGRNKISA is encoded by the coding sequence ATGCCAAATATCCAGCCGCTCATCAGCGTTATCATTCCGTGCTACAACTACGCGGCCTACATCCATGATGCCATTGAGAGCATCTTAGCCCAGACTTACAAAAACTGGGAAATACTTATTATCGACGACGGCTCGAAGGATAACACAGCCGCCATCGTGCAGAAGTATGCCGACCAGGATGCCCGCATTATTTATCACTATCAAGCCAACCAGGGCCTGTCGGCGGCGCGCAACACCGGGCTAGGCCTGGCCAAAGGGGAGTATGTACAACTGCTGGACGCTGATGATTATCTGGCCCCTGAAAAGCTCGCGCTGCACTCAGCAGTGCTGCGCGAGCGCCCAGAAGTAGCCTTAGTATTTGGCGATACCTATAATTTTCAGCATGCCGAAGTGGTGGCCGAGCGTACGATAGTCCCGTTGCACCTGCAAATGGGACCTGTTTCGGGGCAAGGCCAGGAGTTGGCCTTGCACATGGCCCACGACAATATGTTTTTGCCCGGCAACCCGGTTTTTCGTAAGTCGCTGGCCGACCAGATTGGCAAGTTCAGCGAGCAGCTGTTTTCGCTCGAAGATTGGCACTTTTGGTACCGGGGTGTGCTGCTGGGCGCAGCTTATGCCTACGATAACCGCCCGGGCACCGAGTTCTATGCCCGCACCCACGGTAATAATATGTCAGGCAATCGGTACAAGATGTGGAAGTACAAAATTCACGCCCGCAGGCTACTCATCGAACAATTGCAAAGCCAGCTAACTACCCAGGCTCCTGCTGGCCTGAACTTAGAAGCGCTGCTAGCGAAGCATCTGGTGCTGCTTTATGAAGAGCAGGCGCGCTTCAATCTGCTGTTTGAAAGTGTAGGCCAGGGCGTGGCCAATACCGTTCGCTATTTCTTAAAAGGCGAAAAGCCAGGTCACATCTGGTATGACAGCGCTTATTGGCTGAAGGAGCGCCTGCTGGGTCGCAATAAAATCAGCGCGTAA
- a CDS encoding glycosyltransferase family A protein — translation MPKVSVVLPVYNVAAHIRGTIESLLRQTYPDFELLILDDCSTDDTVAQIQQLADPRLRLIRNGRNLGRAGTDNAALPHVQGEYIAKMDGDDICHPERLAKQVAYLDAHPEVNIVGSFMQNFGASTYLNRYPAQPADTQVLTLFTLPTGNPSAMMRTSLFREQGLRYNASLRQTEDYDFCARYIRQLRIATIQEALINYRVPVRTQKQAILNERESVSDHVREQLLRDWGIPFTARELHVYNTLAMLERPPGDVTLAEVDAWLRKLLAFNERQPLFEPAALQRGLGERWFEVCYTYPQRRLGALREFRNSPLAAYSAVAGRQHLKFIVKAFRQF, via the coding sequence ATGCCCAAAGTATCCGTAGTGCTGCCCGTCTATAACGTAGCGGCCCATATTCGGGGTACCATCGAGAGCCTGCTGCGGCAAACTTATCCGGATTTTGAGCTGCTGATTCTTGACGACTGCTCGACCGACGATACTGTGGCGCAGATTCAGCAGCTTGCTGACCCACGGCTGCGCCTCATCCGCAACGGGCGCAACCTAGGGCGTGCCGGCACCGACAATGCCGCCTTGCCGCACGTGCAGGGCGAATACATTGCCAAAATGGATGGCGACGATATTTGCCACCCCGAGCGCCTGGCCAAGCAGGTGGCCTACCTCGACGCGCACCCTGAGGTAAATATCGTGGGAAGCTTCATGCAGAACTTCGGGGCTAGCACCTACCTTAACCGCTATCCTGCCCAACCCGCCGATACGCAGGTGCTGACCTTGTTTACCCTCCCCACCGGCAACCCGTCGGCGATGATGCGTACCAGCTTGTTTCGCGAGCAGGGCCTGCGCTACAACGCCAGCCTGCGCCAAACGGAGGACTACGATTTTTGCGCCCGCTACATTCGGCAATTGCGCATTGCCACCATTCAGGAGGCGCTCATCAACTACCGGGTGCCGGTGCGCACTCAGAAGCAAGCTATTCTGAACGAACGCGAGAGCGTATCAGACCACGTGCGCGAGCAATTGCTGCGCGACTGGGGCATTCCCTTCACCGCGCGCGAGCTGCACGTATACAATACCCTGGCGATGCTGGAGCGCCCGCCCGGCGACGTGACGCTGGCTGAAGTAGACGCGTGGTTGCGTAAGTTGCTTGCCTTCAATGAACGGCAGCCCCTATTTGAGCCAGCAGCCCTGCAGCGGGGGTTGGGCGAGCGCTGGTTTGAGGTGTGCTACACTTATCCGCAGCGCCGGCTAGGGGCGTTGCGAGAGTTCAGAAACAGCCCTCTGGCCGCCTATAGCGCAGTGGCTGGCCGGCAGCACCTCAAATTTATTGTGAAAGCCTTTCGGCAGTTTTAG
- a CDS encoding glycosyltransferase family A protein, with the protein MKVSVLIPAYNAAPYIEQTLDSVLAQTWPHVEVVVVDDGSRDDTLAKARRYASEKVQVVSQANAGASAARNRAFALATGDYIQYLDADDLLHPDKIRAQLACLQQHPGAQLAASAWAMFYHEPDEQALRPTVLWQDYTDPVQWLVTAWENGVWMQPSAWLTHRALIEAAGPWDEAISLHDDGEFFSRVLLQTQNIVFCPAAKSFYRKGLSDSLSSIRSEKATRSHLAVCQSYEAHLLAARNTPQTRLACANNYQRLIYEYYPQHAEVRRLAAARVQALGGSTAAPFTTPAFRLVNKLLGWQLSKRLQDFVYTHNLNPAAWLGRR; encoded by the coding sequence GTGAAAGTTTCTGTCCTGATTCCAGCTTACAATGCGGCACCCTATATCGAGCAGACCCTGGATTCGGTGCTAGCCCAAACCTGGCCGCACGTGGAAGTGGTAGTAGTAGATGATGGTTCACGGGATGACACCCTAGCCAAGGCCCGGCGCTATGCCAGCGAGAAGGTGCAGGTGGTGTCGCAGGCCAACGCGGGGGCTAGTGCGGCGCGCAATCGAGCCTTTGCCCTGGCCACCGGCGACTACATTCAATACCTCGACGCCGATGACTTGTTGCACCCCGACAAAATTCGGGCGCAGCTGGCCTGCCTGCAGCAGCACCCGGGCGCGCAGCTAGCCGCCTCGGCCTGGGCCATGTTTTACCACGAGCCCGACGAGCAGGCCCTGCGCCCCACCGTGCTATGGCAAGACTATACTGACCCCGTGCAGTGGCTCGTAACGGCCTGGGAAAACGGCGTATGGATGCAGCCTTCAGCCTGGCTCACGCACCGCGCCCTCATTGAGGCGGCCGGCCCCTGGGATGAGGCCATCTCATTGCACGACGACGGTGAGTTTTTCAGCCGCGTATTGCTGCAAACCCAGAACATCGTCTTTTGTCCCGCTGCCAAGTCGTTTTACCGCAAGGGCCTCAGCGATTCGCTCAGCAGTATTCGCAGCGAGAAAGCTACCCGTTCGCACCTAGCAGTGTGCCAATCGTATGAAGCGCACCTGCTAGCTGCCCGCAATACCCCTCAAACGCGCTTGGCCTGTGCCAACAATTACCAGCGCCTCATTTACGAGTATTATCCTCAGCATGCCGAGGTGCGCCGGTTGGCGGCGGCCAGGGTCCAGGCGCTGGGCGGCAGCACGGCCGCTCCGTTTACAACCCCTGCTTTTCGGCTGGTAAATAAATTGCTGGGCTGGCAGCTATCGAAGCGCCTGCAAGATTTTGTGTATACTCATAACCTAAACCCCGCCGCCTGGCTAGGCCGCCGGTAG
- a CDS encoding glycosyltransferase: protein MNSSSRNVLLVIPCFGFGGAQQVFHDHSVELSSRFQVTECVFNLDLPDVYPSGNPVISLQVEAAAGLSGKLKSFWQRIQHLRRIKHEQHTDISISHLEGADYVNLLSRVGERTIAVIHGSKVHDDSMVGWTGWLRQHILLPFIYRLPDHIVTVSRELRQELVGVYGIKPERVTVINNFFYPEQILAKANEPIEPQYEALFSAPRVMVTSGRFAPQKNQAPLLDVFATLLREQPGSKLVFLGDGDLRDKLVTQTLGLGLRLYQAWNNDPLDQEYDVYMLGFQKNPFKYIRRAGLFVFPSEWEGFPLALCEAMICGTPVITTDCPTGPREILAPATPPTKVAATTEWADYGVLMPLLDPDFRQHALAEWVATLKQLLADGEKRAHYARQGAQRMQDFTAEKMFSKWLAVIDQVLAKK from the coding sequence ATGAATTCTTCTTCCCGCAACGTTTTATTGGTTATTCCCTGCTTTGGGTTTGGGGGCGCGCAACAAGTATTTCACGACCATAGCGTGGAGCTGTCAAGCCGCTTCCAGGTCACGGAATGCGTGTTCAACCTGGACTTGCCCGACGTATACCCCAGTGGCAACCCGGTAATAAGCCTGCAAGTAGAGGCAGCCGCTGGGCTGAGCGGCAAACTCAAAAGCTTCTGGCAGCGCATCCAGCATCTGCGCCGCATCAAGCACGAGCAGCACACCGATATCAGCATTAGCCACCTCGAAGGCGCCGACTACGTAAACCTGCTAAGCCGCGTGGGAGAGCGCACGATTGCGGTTATTCATGGTTCGAAGGTGCACGACGACAGCATGGTTGGGTGGACAGGCTGGCTGCGGCAGCATATTCTGCTGCCTTTTATCTACCGCCTGCCCGACCATATAGTGACCGTGAGCCGCGAACTGCGGCAAGAATTGGTTGGGGTATATGGCATTAAGCCCGAGCGCGTTACGGTTATTAATAATTTCTTTTATCCCGAGCAAATTTTGGCTAAGGCCAACGAGCCCATCGAGCCGCAGTACGAGGCGCTCTTCAGCGCGCCGCGCGTGATGGTAACCTCGGGCCGCTTCGCTCCCCAAAAAAACCAGGCGCCGCTGCTCGATGTCTTTGCCACGCTGCTGCGCGAGCAGCCAGGCAGCAAATTGGTTTTTCTGGGTGATGGCGACCTGCGCGACAAGCTGGTGACCCAGACGCTGGGGCTAGGCCTGCGCCTTTACCAAGCCTGGAACAACGACCCGCTAGACCAAGAATATGATGTATACATGCTGGGTTTTCAGAAAAACCCCTTCAAATACATCCGGCGGGCTGGGTTATTCGTTTTTCCTTCTGAATGGGAAGGCTTCCCGTTGGCACTCTGCGAAGCCATGATTTGTGGCACCCCGGTTATCACCACCGACTGCCCTACCGGCCCTCGCGAGATTCTGGCGCCTGCCACGCCTCCGACTAAGGTAGCCGCTACCACCGAATGGGCTGATTACGGCGTATTGATGCCCCTGCTCGACCCTGATTTTCGGCAGCACGCGCTTGCCGAGTGGGTTGCTACGCTAAAGCAACTGTTGGCCGACGGTGAAAAACGCGCCCACTACGCCCGGCAGGGCGCACAGCGGATGCAGGATTTCACCGCCGAAAAGATGTTTAGCAAGTGGCTAGCGGTAATCGACCAGGTGCTAGCCAAAAAGTAG